TGAGCGAGGCGGAAATCGAGCGGCTCGTCGCCTACCAGGTCGGCGCCGCGGCGGCGCTGGCGGTGCAGGCCGGGCACAGGCTGACGCATGTGAAGCCGCACGGCGCGCTCTCCAACATCGCGATGGCCGAGGCCGGCCCGGCGCGGGCCATCGCGCGGGCCGTGCGTGCCGTGGACCGCGACCTCGCCTTCCTCGCCATCGCCGGCACCGAGCTCGAGCGGGCGGGCGAGGCCGAAGGCCTGCGCACCGTCCGCGAGATCTATGCCGACCGCGGCTACACCGACGACGGCCACCTCGCGCCGCGCGGCGCCGAGGGCGCCGTGCTGCACGATGCCGAGGCGGCCGCGACGCGGGCAGCGGCGATGGTGGAGGCCGGCGCGGTCTTCGCTCTGTCCGGCAAGCGGGTGCCGGTCGCGATCGATTCGATCTGCGTGCACGGCGACACGCCCGGCGCGGTGGCGATGGCGCGCGCGGTGCGCACGGCACTCGAGCGGGCCGGCATCGCGCTGCGCCCTTTCGCGACGGCCTGAGCATGGACGCGCGCTTCCTGCCGGCCGGCGAATGCGCGCTCACCGTCGAGTTCGGCGCGACCGCCGAGCCCGCGCATCTCGACAAGGTGCTGGCGCTCGACGCCGCCCTCGCCGCCGCGCCGATCGACGGCATCCTCGAGACGGTGCCGAGCTACCGCTCGCTGATGCTGCATTTCGACCCCGCCGTGCTCGGCGCGGCCGATCTCGTGGCGCGGCTGCAGGCGCTCGACCTCGCCGAGGCGCCGCGCCGCACGCCGCGGCACTGGACGCTCCCCGCCTGCTGGGACCCGCCCTACGACGAGGATCTCGCCGAGGTCGCCGAGCTGCTCGGGCTCGCCCCCGCCGAGGTCGCCGCGCGCCACGCCGAGGCGCGCTACACGGTCGTGATGTACGGCTTCGCGCCGGGCTTCGTTTTCCTCGCCGGCCTGCCGGACGAACTGAACGTGCCGCGGCGCAAGTCGCCCCGCCCCCCTGCCCCGCCCGGCGCGCTGACCATCGCCAACGGCCAGGCGCTGATCGCCTCCATCGCCATGCCGACCGGCTGGTACATGCTCGGCCGCACGCCCGCCCGCACCTTCGACCCCGCGCGCGACCCGGCGTTTCCGCTTGCCGTGGGCGACACGGTGGCGTTCGAGCGCGTCGATGCCGCGCGATTCGAAGCGCTGGAGCGCGAGGTCGCCGAAGGCCGGGACGTGCTGGGGGCGGTTTGATGCCCACCCTCACTCTCGCCAGCGTCGGTCCCGGCGCCACCATCCAAGATGGCGGGCGGCGCGGCTGGCTGCGCTACGGCGTGACGCCGGCGGGGCCGATGGACTGGGTGGCGCTGGAGACGGCAAATGTCGCGCTTGGCAACGCGCCGGACGTGGCGGCGATCGAGATCGGGCCGGGCGGCCTGGCGCTCACCGTCGATGCGCCGCTGCCGCTGGCCTTCGCCGGCGGCGGCTTCGCCTGGACGCGCGCCGACGTGCCGCTGCCGGCCGCCGCGCGCATCATGCTTAAGCCCGGCGAGACCTTGCGCGCGCGGGGCGGCACGTGGGGCAGCTTCGCGGTGCTCGCGGTGGCCGGCGGCGTCGAGGTGGCGCCCGTCATGGGGAGCCGCGCGACGCACACGCGCTCGAAGCTCGGCGGCCTCGAGGGTCGCGCGCTGCAGGCCGGCGATCGCCTCGCAGTCGCGGCCGTGCCGCCGCAGGACGACGTGGCGATCGAGGCGCCGTGGCTGGCGCGCTCCGACGCGCCGCTCGGCGTCGTCCTCGGGCCGCAGGACGATCACTTCGAGGCGGACGCGGTCGACGCCTTCCTCGCCGCGACCTGGACGCTGACGCCGCAGGCCGACCGCATGGCCTACAAGCTCGACGGCCCCAGAATCGCGGCGAAGACGCATGACATCGTCTCGGACGGGGTGGCGCTGGGCGCGATTCAGATCGCCGGCGACGGCCAGCCGATGGTGCTGATGGCCGACCGGCAGCCGACCGGCGGCTACGCCAAGATCGCCCACGTCGCGCGGGCCGACATCGGGCGCCTGGCGCAACTCCGCCCGGGCGAGAGCTGCCGCTTCGCGCGCATCGACGCGGAGGCAGCCCGCACGACGCTGCTCGACCTGCGCGCGAAGTTCGCCAGGACCGGCGACCGC
This Beijerinckiaceae bacterium RH AL1 DNA region includes the following protein-coding sequences:
- a CDS encoding hypothetical protein (ID:RHAL1_03306;~putative lactam utilization protein, UPF0271 family;~source:Prodigal:2.6), whose translation is MRTVDLNCDCGEGFGAWSMGDDAAMLDIVTSAHVACGFHAGDPDIMAATFALARARGVAVGAHPGFADRAGFGRRRIPVSEAEIERLVAYQVGAAAALAVQAGHRLTHVKPHGALSNIAMAEAGPARAIARAVRAVDRDLAFLAIAGTELERAGEAEGLRTVREIYADRGYTDDGHLAPRGAEGAVLHDAEAAATRAAAMVEAGAVFALSGKRVPVAIDSICVHGDTPGAVAMARAVRTALERAGIALRPFATA
- a CDS encoding Allophanate hydrolase (ID:RHAL1_03307;~source:Prodigal:2.6), coding for MDARFLPAGECALTVEFGATAEPAHLDKVLALDAALAAAPIDGILETVPSYRSLMLHFDPAVLGAADLVARLQALDLAEAPRRTPRHWTLPACWDPPYDEDLAEVAELLGLAPAEVAARHAEARYTVVMYGFAPGFVFLAGLPDELNVPRRKSPRPPAPPGALTIANGQALIASIAMPTGWYMLGRTPARTFDPARDPAFPLAVGDTVAFERVDAARFEALEREVAEGRDVLGAV
- a CDS encoding Urea amidolyase (ID:RHAL1_03308;~source:Prodigal:2.6), with the translated sequence MPTLTLASVGPGATIQDGGRRGWLRYGVTPAGPMDWVALETANVALGNAPDVAAIEIGPGGLALTVDAPLPLAFAGGGFAWTRADVPLPAAARIMLKPGETLRARGGTWGSFAVLAVAGGVEVAPVMGSRATHTRSKLGGLEGRALQAGDRLAVAAVPPQDDVAIEAPWLARSDAPLGVVLGPQDDHFEADAVDAFLAATWTLTPQADRMAYKLDGPRIAAKTHDIVSDGVALGAIQIAGDGQPMVLMADRQPTGGYAKIAHVARADIGRLAQLRPGESCRFARIDAEAARTTLLDLRAKFARTGDRLAPLRRVPSAASLMGENLVGGVTDALR